Genomic window (Arachis hypogaea cultivar Tifrunner chromosome 13, arahy.Tifrunner.gnm2.J5K5, whole genome shotgun sequence):
gatagccacctcattggctccatgccttcgagccgtagaacaagcaacttggaaatctcttagatgtcggatagggtcttgacccggcaacccatgatatttaggaagtagatgtatcaagctactcttcaattcaaagtttggatcaaagTTAGGATACCTcgcttgcaacggttgaagtataatatccggagctccttgctcatgcaaagtgatccgtcgtggcttcgccatgtgtggctcacctgtaggatgtaaagatgtattattagtgccaacagaagaataggaagtagctaactccaagtcactctcggtaccgcctagtgattcggtatgttcctcaagagaggccgaagtactagccgtataatccaaccgctgtctagcttgccgagtatgtaacaaagttctttcaatctcgggatcaaaatcggctaagctagaattctgttgagaccgagtcatcaaacttgagagtcatagcacaaatgtaaaagaaatctaaactatagctaagtattgaaagcaattaaactatctacaatattcacatattcacataaccaatatcaaggcatatgttgcaaccattccccggcaatggcgccaaaaatgccgattgcttttgtgatccacacgtgcgcgccaagtgcgcgtgcgcgtcgatagaaATCCtctgatccgcgcggatgcgtccatccttgcatGCCGCTTCCAGCCGTCCtcatctacgcgtgcgcgtggagtgcgcgtgcgcgccaatgttgatttttccaaaaattcaaatcttcatgttcctcctttttgtgcatgctttctttctctcttctagtccattcctaccctataattcctgaaatcactcaacaaatacatcacggcattgaatggcaatagaagaggattaaaatatggcaattttaaggtaaaataagcatgtttttcatcatggagtaatattaggaagtgaacacaaaaccatgcatttcttgtgaataagtgtgagaaatattgacaaaaccccccaaattctacacaatataaaccacaaaattggggtttatcacttggCCAAGTCAGTTCCAGACCATAGCCCAAAAACAAAAACACCTCTTCCATGTCTTCCGTCAAACTTTTATGGTTAGTCAATCTTATAAATGATGCTTTCAAATAGTGTCTGTAACCCTTTTTTCTTGTTTCATTGGATCCATCGCAGTACAAATTTCTTGACGATGATCGAGCGCTTCTTATCACGACGGCGAAGATGATGCTTGAAAGGATCGAAGCTACGTGACGAAGAAAGAATTGAGGAGTGAAAATGTGTTTCAATCAACGAAAGAGGTATTTTTTTTTAGGTAACAATGATTTGAAAAAATAAGAatgaatttagtttttaatattttaagaaattataccattatctatttcaaataataatttaattataaaatagccCTACTATAGTTAAGATAGTAATTCAGATTAaaagtaaatatccaattaaAATGTGACACATCATAGGAAGtaacttacatattattttagagaGAGTTAAGTATAATTCACCATTTTATAAtatgttttttgtttatttaaaaattaaataacagtATTTATTGAATTACGAAGTTAAATTTACACATTGTTTAGGTTGGAAAAattcaaaggaaaagaaaatgaaaagaaagaaaatggataaataaataaattttttgttatttggatgaTGAGAGAAAATGGagtggaaagaaagaaaatagtgtGGAGTccactaaaatatttttactctaaagatgagatgaaaataaaaaaaatgtgataaatattaataaaattatgcatttaccttttattattaataaattataatttacatataatatagataaaaatattaatataattttatatcattataatttttttgagtaATGCTACGTGTATATCAAAATCAGCCATCAAAGTCAGCTACCAGTATAAGatacatgttgaaatataaatacatattgaaaataaattaaaccacacatgtatttatacataaatatattggtgtcaaattttaataattgattttaacatacaaataacattttttattttttttatccaaacaatattttttatttttttatttatttatttttttatccaaactccactatttcttttattttctctgcattttctttttcttttttttttttttcgatatcCAAACAAAGCCTTAAGGTCACTCGCTCACTCCACTCGAATAACAGAAACTAAACAAGTGTAGCCAGGAAATGAAATAATCTCGCGGAAAAGAAGCTGTATAATGATGTGAGAGATTATTGACCACTGGAAAGCGTATCTCACGTAATAAGGAATAAGCAATCTTACAAGTGAGATCAGATTCACATCACATCACATCACACTACACCACAAGAGGCACAACACCCAAGGAAGAGCACTCTTGCATTGAGTGATCAAGAATTGACAGGGATGGAAGGCATGAGATATGTCGTGGAGGTTGAGAAAGCGAGGGAAGCAACACAAGGTAAACCATCAATGGGTCCCGTTTACCGGGGCAAGTATCCGAATGATTCCACTACTCCTCCCATCGACGTTCTCAATAGCTGTTGGGACATTTTCCGGTATCTTTCTTCTCCATGCCTGCATGCAACTATGTCCAATACGCTCTATTGTCCCGCTTGATTTTGCTAGATCCATGCATTGCTTTTTATACATTTTTAACCATTCAGAGAGAGTAGAGTTTATATGATCATTTCAATCTTCCTATATATGCCTTTCGCATAATATCAaggaaaaaaaacaataaatttgttATTATGTATAGAtgttttgataaatatttttgtaatcgATTATTGATTTTGAATTATAAAAGAGCAAACCACTATAATGACAAACACGTGCCTGCATCATATAGAAGTCATATTTCACTATAAACAGTTGAAATGATCAAATTTTACATTTGTTTGAAGGTGTTAATTAAGGCAAGCAAGTCCTAGTTACTCTTTTAGTTGTGTGTGCTTCTAAATTACTTTATGTGAGGTGTTATGGTTTTCATAATTCATTCAACAATACTATCAAGTTGTATTAATAAAACAGTGATAGTTATTTTTTTCTGAGTGTTTATGTTTTTTCTTACAGATCGGCTTATGAGAAGTATCCAACAAATACAATGCTTGGTACCCGGGAAATTGAGAATGCAAAAGTAAATTCTCTGTTGTTCTCTGTTGAATTCGTCTTGCGCGAAATTTCCTGATGCTATTGTGTTGTGAATTTTGTGTCACTATTTATAGGCTGGCAGGTACAAGTGGCAAACTTACAAAGAAGTGTATGAAGTGATACAGAAAGTTGGAAGCTCTATCCGCAGTTGTGGTTATGGGCAAGTAAGTCACCTATGCCTATTTACCACAAAAGGAAACCTTTTTTTCCACTTGTTTTGATCAATGCTCTTGTATGGTACTTCTTCTTTGATGCTGCTGCTATCTTTTCATGAAGAGCTTAGAAATGatcatttagttattttatttttcttagggaAGAATCATCTCTTGGAGTTTGAGATTAATCAATATGATGCCAATTTTCAGGGAGTGAAATGCGGTATCTATGGTGCCAATTGCCCTGGGTGGATAATAAGCATGGaggttcattttcatttcttcgcTTTCACATTTTGTTTCGTCATCCTCTCAATGTTTCTTGTTGACTAAGTGCAACATAACTACAGGCCTGTAATGCTCATGGACTTTATTGTGTTCCTTTGTATGATACATTAGGTGAGTCCTTAACTTCTTTAGCATGACTAACCATTTAAAAGATCCTTTTAAGTTTGAATTCATTGTCCCAAGTTTAAAGAATACAGAATCTCGTTGATAATAGATATAGTATATCAGAAGCCTTAGTGTTTATAACTTTTGTTCCTAGGTTCTTTTCATACCAAGAATATCTTCTGTATTAgtattttaatctttatttttcaatgttTGACTTTTATTAGCATTCATATGTATGTGTATGCTCAGGTGCTGGAGCAGTGGAGTTTATTATATGCCATGCAGAAATCTCAATTGCTtttgtagaagaaaagaagatatcTGAGGTTCTTCTACTAAAATTATTTGTTACATCTTATCTTCTTACAAAGCATGATTTTTTGTTAACTGTGATCAATCCTTTTGATATATTTATTTCTGAAACTTCTCAGCTATTGAAGACATTTCCAAATGCATCAAAGTTTCTCAAGAGTAAGTTTTCACTTATTCTCTACACAGGTTTCCTAAAATGTCTCTGTATTATAAAGAAGCAAtcacatttatttcttttttgtagCACTTGTGAGCTTTGGAAAGTTTACTCCAGTACAAAAGCAACAAGTTGAAAATTTGGGGGTGAAAAGCTATTCATGGGATGAATTTTTACAAGTGGTGGGTCATCCATGTCACACATTATTACTCATTTTCTACCATTAATTGTCAAGTTAAATCAAAGTTCATTCTTTTACTATTATTGTCATGCGCACTTTACTATCATACTAAAAAATTGTTGTATCGGCATTTGTACTAAATTATTAGTAAAAGCAGATTTTTCAGTAGGAATAACAAAATAACGGTGTTTCTTACACATGGAAACTTCAACTAAAATGTAGgacttttttttgaatttatttttctaGCACTTATAAATATTCACTCATATTCTTTCCTCTCACTTCTTAGTATTTGATCACCATTAGTTTATTTTTGTGgatattttgtgttcttgaatGCCTAATTGGTGTTTTTGATCGCTGTGGCAGGGTGAAAATCAGAATTTTGATCTTCCTGTGATAAAAAAGAGTGACATCTGTACAATAATGTATACAAGTGGAACAACTGGTGACCCTAAGGGAGTCCTGTTATCCAATGAGTCCGTACTTACTGCGGTATCTGCGATACTGCAATTTCTAAGTAGTTGCAAACACTCTGTAAGTAAATAAGTAATCGCTACTCAGTACAAAACATATAGTGGACTCCTATATGCAAAGTAATTGATTTTCATTAAGTTATGCATaccattttataaaaataaaaaataaaaaaatttaatgttctATATAATCAATATTTCGCTATCTTTGATTGTCTTATTCTCCTCCTTTTCTTGGTTTGCAGTTGCGGAACAAAGAAGTGTATATATCATATCTTCCCCTTGCTCATATCTTTGATAGGGTCATTGAGGAGGCAATGATATATGTTGGTGCCTCAATAGGATTCTGGCGTGGGGTGAGTACGCGTGCTAAATCTTTTATTACTAAAGGCATGGTTTGATTTTTTGGGGACAATGTGGGACATAACAGAAACACAACTTTCTGTGttatttctgtattttattttctcttttattctgcACTATAAACACAACCTAAAAGAGAAGGTTGATGTAATTATTAAAGTTTGGATTTGGTTTATCCCCAAAGACTAATTAAACTTTTGATGTTATTATTTTGTTGGGACATAAAGGATGCCAGATTGTTACTTGAAGACGTTGCGGAGCTAAGACCAACTATTTTCTGTGCTGTTCCACGTGTGCTTGAAAGAGTGTACTCAGGTAAGCTTCTTGTGTTTTGTTGACAGTACAGTGATCTGTCCAACATAACATATCATAATTTCATCAAGGACAAAATTACAttctaaaaatctaattatttccAACACACTGGAatggccttttttttttttaaaattccttttctatttttctgaCTGAATAAAGTACCATCAACCATGAAAGACAGACCTCACCCCAATCCCTAAGTGATATACAGGCTTGCAAAATAAGATTTCTGCCGGGGGGTTTGTGAAGCAGACAATGTTCAATTTTGCTTACTCATAGTAAGTACTTTGTTCTTGAATGTTATATTGTGATACTTGAATGTATGCAAATCATGACTTTATACATTTGAGTGCAGCAAGTTGAATAATCTAATGAACGGAGTAGGCGTTGAGGACGCAGCTCCATTGTTTGACAGCCTTGTATTTAGCAAGGTGCCATTATTTTATAGGCCTTATTTCACCAAACCCTTGCCATTAAACAGCAAATATACTCATAATCTTTTTTCTTCAGATAAAACAAAGCTTAGGGGGTAGAGTACGAATTCTTTTGTCTGGAGGAGCACCACTAGCTAAACATGTGGAACTTTTTTTGCGGGTTGTGACTTGTTCTCTTGTCATACAAGGATATGGTATACTTGATTTACTTAATAATACCCCTTTCTTACAGATTGAGACTTGACAATTTCACTTTTTGTTATATATGGGACCCTTTCACTTATTTGATTTGTAAAAATTGAAATAGGATTGACTGAAACGGGTGCGGCATCATTTGCCCAGCTATTAAACAACTTCGACATGCTTGGTACAGTGGGGGTTCCATTACCATATGTGGATGCATGCTTGGAATCTGTTCCTGACATGGGATATGATGCCCTTGCAAGCACACCAAGGGGAGAGGTATGTATAAGGGGTGGTACTTTGTGTTCAGGGTATCACAAAAGGGAAGATCTCACCAACGAGGCTATAATAGATGGATGGTTCCATACAGGTTCGTTCTTTCCATTTCATTTATTTGATTCATTGATTGCATTGCTGCATGCATGGTCACGCTTTTATTCGATCTATTAAACAGGGGATATTGGAGAGTGGCAACCAAATGGAAACTTGAAAATTATTGATCGGAAGAAGAATATATTTAAGCTTTCACAAGGAGAATATGTTGCTGTTGAACACCTGGAGAATGTTTATGGTCAAAGCTCTGTTCTTGAATCAGTATGTCCTATCCATCCTTTCCTTTAATTAAACGTTTTATTATCCTCTTACTTATTCGAGAAGCATAGGAAAAGCGTGCCAGAGAAACACTGTTATTCAAACTAACAGATGTATTTGTGATATATGTTTGAACCTCCTCGTTTCAGATATGGGTCTATGGAAGCAGTTTCGAGGCCTACCTTGTTGCCGTGATTAACCCCAAGAAAGATGCACTTGAAAGGTGGGCGGAAGAAAATAATATAACCAAGGACTACAATTCTCTATGTGAAGATCCAAAGGCAAAAGCCTACGTGCTTGCAGAACTCGTAAATACTGCCAAGGCAAAAAAGGTCATATTTTACTTCTACTTACATTTAGCCATCATCATTTTGAATTAAAAGCTCATAGTCACATTATACATATCAagtagaaattttttttgtttacattTTATCTTACATTTAAATCAACATTATCTAATTCTTTTTCCATATTTATAAAAATGTATTTGATTTGAATAAATGGATGGAAGTGCCTATACTATGTGAGTATGTACAGGTTCGTCAGCTGAAGCTTTATTTGATCCTGAATATTGTTTTGTGGCAGTTGAAAGGTTTTGAGTTCATAAAAGCGATTCATCTTGACCCGGTTCCTTTTGACCAAGACCGTGACCTTATCACGCCAACATTTAAGAAGAAGAGACCTCAGATGCATAAATACTACAAGGTACACCAATATTTTGTTGATGAATGACTGAGATTAAATCAGTATGGTTGTATTATagggtaaattatatttttgttctaacatttttgaaaagttttaaaaatatctttaacatttaatttgattcaattttgttctttagtatttaaaataaattttgattttacctTTTATCTTATGTTTTTTGTCAATTAAAATTTTTCCTTTCAATTATACCCTTAATTAGCCATATGATCACCACCAACATAATCTCATCCTCTCCACTTCCATCATCAGCATCTTCTCATACCACTACAATCACACCTCACTCCACCCCAACTGCCACTACCTCCACTCCCCCACCTCCATTATCATCTAATCTTTGTCATTGCACTTCACTATCACCTTTAATGTCACTACAAACTTATTCGATTCCGCTCCATCATCTACATCATCTTTTTTTACCACACCTCTCTCACTCCACTTCCATCATGTCTAACTTGAGAGGTGTGATGGTGGTGGGGGAATGGGTGGTTGAATAatagataatgatgatgataaaagtgaGACATCAAAGGAGAGGTTGCTAACTTGAGATTTGGAGATGAGGAAAGATGAGAGAAGATGAGTACGCGATGTTGATGAAATTAAGaatataattgaaaagaaaaattttaattaacaaaaaataagataaaaaataaaattaaaatttatttcagacgttatgaaaaaattaaatcaaattaaatattaaaaatattttttaaatttttcgaaatggttagatttaaaaattatactttatcctTTTATATAACTAATCGAAGGATCTCTTGCTATTGCATGAGAGATCTTAAagtcatagaaaaaaaaaacgaaaaatattatttatttaaaattttaactctatttataaataacatatataattctataattttaaaataatataaatattaattaatttacaaatatattttttaaaataaacaaaattaatattaattgttcaatttaaaaaacatatttatGAAGTATATATATTTCCAAAATTTAACgtttaaattatatatgtaaacCATATAACCTAATCTTTCACTAAAggaataattcttaaattaatataatgtACAAAAACAGTatacaaattaaatatttaacaTGGCACTTAAATCTTTAATCTTATTCCTAAGATGAAAATTAAAAGCAATACCAATGTGttcataaagaaaaaaatattttcaaactaaatttatattttatagggtaaagtattaaattagtctCTTAAGTTTTGGCATAATTCTTTGTTGGTCCTTAAAgtttaaaatgtcctatttgaatccaaaaaagtttcatttaatttcaatgtaATCTCACCCTggagtcaaagttaaataattaacggaatgtcctacataacagcaATACAAGAGCAATACAAGAACAAGGTTGATAATTTGGAAAACAAATACAAACTCCAGAGTCACAAAATCAACTGtgaatgcatcaatacatttatttatcattctctttagttctatagaaaatatttcatttaaattataagaagaattataaataaatgtattgatgcatccacggttgattttgtgtctctggAGCTTGTAAttattctccaaattatcgatcTTGTTTTACTGatgtcatgtaggacatttcgtaattatttaactttgacctcacggtgagactatattaaagtaaataaaatttttagattcaaatagaacactttaaatctTAAAGACCAAAATAAAATTATGTCCAAACGTAGAagactaatttaatactttaccctctTTTATAACTATAAGTTTTAATGACTATATCCATAATAAACCATACACCCATATTCAGTGTTTGTGGTAGTCAAATACGgactaaaattactaaaattggTGGCCTcgaaaattttttgataaaatataaatataactaAGTTATAAAGcactatatttaaatttataattgtaTTAATAAATTGAATTATGTAACAACAAATAAATTCATAACACAAACCTATCTTTTATAACTATTAAGATATGGAAAAAATTTTGgcttatttgataaaatattatttattttgaagtattgtcaatatataaatataaatagctATACCTTaatttatacaataaaataaacaagtttataataatataaatgttatatataaaaatattaaaatcagtattaatttataaatttaaaatataaagttTAGTAACTAATAAATCAATACCCTtgttaaaactatatttttaattttatcccaaaattataatatatatatatatatatatatatatatatatatatatatatatatatacgtgattctattatattataaagataattacaaaaatttatttaagGTAAATCAAAGCTATATTTgttaaatgtaaaaaattaagTACTAAATATATACTTTAAATCCTAAAAGTTTAACCCAAATTGTAAGTTTCACagcttaatttttttataattgaacaattaagtaatattaattaataattaaatgtaaATTGAATATTGttagaagaattacaaaagaatAATCAATATATCCACTAGTCACTATAGTTATCTGAAggatataaataataaacatattttaatGATTGTTAGGAAATATACAAAAGGATAATTTGTATATCCATTGGTTTTTATAGTTAACCAAAATAATTAGATTTCTTAAATTTTGACTAATTAAAACACTCAATGAAACAAATACAAAACCttccaaaattttataaacttttttaatttttaattttgtaaattttttcttATCTACttaacttaaaattattttattatttatgagtTTTTTATTGAAACTTTTTTACTAAACAGCATTCAAATGCTCAATAattattgtaatttttaatatttatcattttaactataatttttttaaatagtttatagtttatatatttcaatttttttacgactataataataaaataattaaagaattgataatttttaagagaaaagttaatattctaaaaaaagaaaatataacttcaataatatcaattccAATTGATAGTTCTACAactctaataatttattaaaataaaaaaatgagatacaactttcaaaaattcaaaaaatgaaatttaataacaaattattttaattatttgcaaTGGGATTTTGAAAAATAACTCAAATTTTGTAATAATATCCTAAATAAGGTTAGACAAAGTTATTTTAAGTAGAgtgtatatcaaaattattta
Coding sequences:
- the LOC112732442 gene encoding long chain acyl-CoA synthetase 5 translates to MEGMRYVVEVEKAREATQGKPSMGPVYRGKYPNDSTTPPIDVLNSCWDIFRSAYEKYPTNTMLGTREIENAKAGRYKWQTYKEVYEVIQKVGSSIRSCGYGQGVKCGIYGANCPGWIISMEACNAHGLYCVPLYDTLGAGAVEFIICHAEISIAFVEEKKISELLKTFPNASKFLKTLVSFGKFTPVQKQQVENLGVKSYSWDEFLQVGENQNFDLPVIKKSDICTIMYTSGTTGDPKGVLLSNESVLTAVSAILQFLSSCKHSLRNKEVYISYLPLAHIFDRVIEEAMIYVGASIGFWRGDARLLLEDVAELRPTIFCAVPRVLERVYSGLQNKISAGGFVKQTMFNFAYSYKLNNLMNGVGVEDAAPLFDSLVFSKIKQSLGGRVRILLSGGAPLAKHVELFLRVVTCSLVIQGYGLTETGAASFAQLLNNFDMLGTVGVPLPYVDACLESVPDMGYDALASTPRGEVCIRGGTLCSGYHKREDLTNEAIIDGWFHTGDIGEWQPNGNLKIIDRKKNIFKLSQGEYVAVEHLENVYGQSSVLESIWVYGSSFEAYLVAVINPKKDALERWAEENNITKDYNSLCEDPKAKAYVLAELVNTAKAKKLKGFEFIKAIHLDPVPFDQDRDLITPTFKKKRPQMHKYYKNNIDEMYKSINNKTSA